Proteins encoded within one genomic window of Ursus arctos isolate Adak ecotype North America unplaced genomic scaffold, UrsArc2.0 scaffold_7, whole genome shotgun sequence:
- the LOC113259287 gene encoding mitochondrial import inner membrane translocase subunit Tim9-like, whose product MAAEIPGSDQIKQYKEILGAYDKFTETSFLDCVTDHTTKKVQEYHIQQNEDMAAKGGLLVNHDKEVLMDVL is encoded by the exons ATGGCTGCAGAAATACCAGGATCTGATCAGATAAAACAATATAAGGAAATTCTTGGAGCCTACGATAAATTTACAGAAACCTCCTTTTTGGACTGTGTTACAGACCACacaacaaagaa AGTTCAGGAATATCATATTCAGCAGAACGAAGACATGGCAGCCAAAGGAGGACTCTTGGTCAACCACGATAAAGAAGTCCTGATGGATGtactttaa